Proteins co-encoded in one Meiothermus sp. genomic window:
- a CDS encoding mannosyltransferase family protein, producing the protein MFFLTRITLLGAAFLADITLPGPPEMAGRIEPTNLWLDVWARWDSGFYLHIATEGYYLYPDEPSAVAFFPLYPLLLKGVSGLVGNPVLAGVLLSHLSFALALMAFWKLCLQLLNDQASARRAVLYLAIFPTSFYFSAVYTESLSLLWVLLAFYALHQRRWKWAALGAALASATRVTGILLAGVLLLEYLRASGVRGKWQWLLGLALAGLGGLGLLSYMAFLAIQFDDPLAFWSVQGSFSREIGGFIGEIRPLFEQNFLTGPISWNVLLDLLALAFGITGSLIAARRWGLSYALFGLLSLLIPFSSGTGSLSRYVLMVFPAFMVLGEAAERPWLDNLIRFVFPLLLGLLLAMHVNGIFVA; encoded by the coding sequence GTGTTTTTTCTAACTCGAATCACCCTGCTGGGGGCTGCTTTCCTTGCCGATATCACCCTGCCGGGGCCACCTGAGATGGCAGGACGCATCGAGCCGACCAATCTTTGGCTCGATGTCTGGGCCCGTTGGGATAGCGGCTTTTACCTGCACATCGCAACCGAGGGGTACTACCTCTACCCCGATGAACCCTCGGCTGTAGCCTTCTTTCCCCTTTACCCACTTTTGCTCAAGGGCGTAAGTGGGCTGGTGGGCAATCCGGTACTGGCCGGGGTGCTCCTCAGCCACCTAAGCTTTGCCCTGGCTTTAATGGCGTTCTGGAAGCTGTGTCTCCAGCTTCTAAACGATCAGGCTTCTGCTCGACGTGCCGTTTTATACCTGGCTATCTTTCCAACGAGCTTCTACTTCAGTGCGGTGTACACCGAAAGTCTGTCGCTGCTGTGGGTATTGCTGGCTTTTTATGCCTTACACCAGCGCAGGTGGAAATGGGCTGCACTCGGCGCTGCACTGGCTTCGGCCACCAGGGTAACGGGGATTTTGCTGGCTGGGGTGTTATTGCTGGAGTATCTGCGGGCTTCTGGGGTGCGAGGCAAGTGGCAGTGGCTCTTGGGTCTCGCCCTGGCTGGGTTGGGCGGTTTGGGACTGTTAAGTTATATGGCTTTTCTGGCTATCCAGTTTGACGACCCGCTGGCTTTTTGGAGTGTCCAGGGCAGCTTCAGCCGCGAAATCGGAGGGTTTATTGGGGAAATCCGGCCCCTATTTGAGCAAAACTTTCTGACGGGCCCAATTTCCTGGAACGTTTTGCTGGATCTACTGGCCCTGGCATTTGGGATCACCGGGTCGCTCATAGCCGCCCGTCGCTGGGGATTGAGCTATGCCCTCTTCGGCCTCCTGAGCCTGCTTATTCCATTTAGCAGCGGAACCGGGAGTCTCAGCCGCTATGTACTGATGGTCTTCCCTGCTTTCATGGTATTGGGGGAGGCTGCCGAGCGCCCCTGGCTGGATAATCTCATTCGTTTTGTGTTCCCTCTACTGCTGGGTTTGCTGCTGGCTATGCATGTCAATGGTATTTTTGTGGCGTAA
- a CDS encoding IS5 family transposase, which produces MNRRAYPSDVRDEEWALVLPYLTLAPLEAPQRKYDLREVFNALRWMVRTGAQWDYLPHDFPPPHIVQAQAYRWMNRGVFEDLVHDLRMTLRMLQGKAAHPSAAIYDARTLQSTPQSGERAGYDGYKRRKGSKVHLAVDTLGHLLALVVTAASEQERAQVGALSQQVQEVTGEQVEVAFVDQGYTGEEAAQAAEAEGIALCVVKVEGAKRGFVLLPKRWVVERSFAWTSRFRRLARDYERLAETLRGWHWLAFSILMTAKTVELLRTAS; this is translated from the coding sequence ATGAACCGCCGTGCTTACCCATCGGACGTCCGTGATGAGGAATGGGCTCTGGTGCTGCCCTATTTGACCCTCGCCCCGCTGGAAGCACCCCAGCGCAAGTACGACCTGCGCGAAGTGTTCAACGCCCTGCGCTGGATGGTTCGAACCGGTGCTCAGTGGGACTACCTGCCCCACGACTTCCCACCCCCCCATATCGTTCAGGCGCAAGCCTACCGCTGGATGAACCGGGGGGTCTTCGAAGACCTGGTACACGACCTGCGCATGACCCTGCGAATGCTCCAGGGCAAAGCCGCCCATCCCAGCGCTGCCATCTACGATGCTCGCACCCTACAGTCCACCCCGCAAAGTGGGGAGCGGGCCGGATACGATGGGTACAAACGACGCAAGGGAAGCAAAGTTCACCTGGCGGTAGATACCCTGGGGCATCTGCTGGCCCTGGTAGTAACGGCGGCCAGTGAACAGGAACGGGCCCAGGTGGGAGCCCTCAGTCAACAGGTGCAGGAAGTGACGGGGGAGCAGGTGGAAGTGGCCTTTGTGGATCAGGGTTACACTGGGGAGGAAGCGGCACAAGCGGCAGAGGCGGAAGGCATCGCCCTGTGTGTGGTCAAGGTGGAAGGGGCCAAACGAGGATTCGTGCTGCTGCCGAAGCGTTGGGTGGTGGAACGTTCGTTTGCCTGGACATCCCGGTTTCGCAGGCTGGCGCGAGACTATGAGCGGCTGGCTGAGACCTTGCGAGGTTGGCACTGGTTGGCTTTTTCGATTCTGATGACAGCGAAAACTGTGGAGCTTTTACGAACAGCTAGTTAG
- a CDS encoding response regulator transcription factor: MINILVVDDEAVVRRTLRALLERAGYVVLEATHGLEALDLLDKADLIVLDWNMPRMNGLELLRHIREERPDLPVLMLTAHDGEAERVQGLRQGADDYLGKPLRSAEFLARIEALLRRTRRYGVVKAGELELEPATQEARLRGTVLPLTPTEFALLLALARQPGLPLSRQSLFAQVWGSDPQVDERIVDHYVKRLRKKLGDNPKNPSYIETVFARGYRLKAPSE, translated from the coding sequence ATGATTAATATCCTCGTTGTAGACGACGAAGCTGTGGTACGCCGAACACTGCGGGCCCTGCTCGAGCGCGCAGGCTATGTTGTGCTCGAGGCCACACATGGGCTCGAGGCCCTGGATTTGCTGGATAAGGCCGACCTGATTGTGCTGGATTGGAACATGCCACGCATGAATGGTCTGGAGTTACTGCGTCACATCCGCGAAGAACGCCCCGACCTGCCGGTGCTTATGCTCACCGCTCACGACGGCGAGGCCGAGCGCGTACAGGGCCTACGCCAAGGGGCCGACGACTACCTGGGCAAGCCCTTGCGCAGTGCCGAGTTTCTGGCTCGCATCGAGGCCTTATTACGCCGCACTCGCCGATACGGCGTGGTAAAAGCAGGGGAGCTGGAGCTGGAGCCCGCCACCCAGGAAGCCCGCCTGCGTGGAACTGTACTCCCGCTGACCCCTACTGAGTTTGCTTTGTTGCTGGCGCTGGCCCGACAACCCGGACTGCCCCTATCCCGCCAAAGCCTTTTTGCTCAGGTCTGGGGTAGCGATCCCCAGGTCGATGAACGGATTGTGGATCACTACGTCAAGCGCCTGCGTAAAAAACTGGGCGATAACCCCAAGAATCCCAGCTATATCGAAACCGTATTTGCTCGAGGTTATCGACTTAAAGCGCCTTCCGAATAA
- a CDS encoding LruC domain-containing protein translates to MRSNPIYILMLALLGLAACSSPQPSSPVFQYKTTQEVELEVRVSALGQPAVGAPVTVFQGFLPDGEVNEDSVVLSGITDASGRFTAKVTLPADLDAVGLRVDYIGVISEPIKVPIQQGRARVALDNASVSSLNVVVPASANKSEGVRLQSVNYNYQYLSGFGNWNSQGVPNNLTSNSSKLTSQMLQTINATLPERSPLPLHPIHKNYIAREATSNLVLKDPAEVWLTFVHEGAGYKNAVGYYIYPANNPPRSVDDILDRMIMVYPNASYQGSGGGLFSGNRVKLKYFDGTSWSDVFPAGIGIGWFLVANGWRSSSTGVLERSYEQTVFSDPVLNYQLYRTQGMNVEQSAQTVLLFDDNQQTLVLGFEDILRHHGGDQDFNDAILLVEASPYTAVKKESILVRDPVNPDLTRTADLLPTDDPQAADTDQDGVNDPYDAYPSDPDRAFNNYYPAKSDYGTLAFEDLWPRKGDYDFNDVVVDYNINHVTNANSQLVQIQAEFVVKALGGGWHNGFAFATDLLPEQVESVSYEWQKNGGAWQAGPPPIHYSMDRNPNGTEMGQSKAVFFVFDDGYDLLEPSLPTRPFYANVVPEEPYKTPGRVRMTINLAQPLAFTAPGTPPYNPFIIANPVVLQGDRYVPQWQRGVEIHLPGFRPTDKADGSLFKTQDDTTDPVIGRYYIDNTGRPWGLHLPTEHKYIREELDEPGGWVSLGIDIREGYLKFDPWIASGGSSFKDWYRDITGYRNPRAC, encoded by the coding sequence ATGCGCAGTAATCCCATCTATATCCTAATGCTGGCTTTGCTGGGGCTGGCCGCATGCTCCAGTCCCCAGCCCTCGAGCCCGGTATTCCAGTACAAAACCACCCAGGAAGTCGAGCTCGAGGTACGTGTTAGCGCCCTGGGTCAGCCTGCTGTTGGGGCTCCGGTAACGGTGTTCCAGGGTTTTTTGCCCGACGGTGAAGTAAACGAAGACTCGGTCGTGCTTTCGGGGATTACCGATGCCTCGGGGCGCTTTACCGCTAAGGTTACGCTACCTGCCGACCTCGATGCGGTGGGATTGCGTGTCGACTACATCGGGGTTATTAGTGAGCCCATCAAGGTACCTATCCAGCAAGGCCGGGCTCGAGTTGCCCTGGACAACGCCTCGGTTAGCAGCCTGAACGTGGTGGTTCCGGCCTCTGCAAACAAGTCCGAGGGGGTGCGGCTCCAGAGCGTCAACTACAACTACCAGTACCTGAGCGGCTTTGGCAACTGGAATAGCCAGGGCGTGCCAAACAACCTTACCAGCAACAGCAGCAAGCTGACCAGCCAGATGCTCCAGACCATCAACGCCACCCTGCCCGAGCGCTCGCCGTTGCCACTGCACCCCATCCATAAGAACTATATCGCCCGTGAAGCCACCAGCAACCTGGTGCTCAAAGACCCTGCGGAGGTCTGGCTGACCTTCGTACACGAAGGCGCGGGCTACAAAAACGCGGTGGGGTATTACATTTACCCTGCTAATAACCCTCCGCGCAGCGTTGACGACATCCTAGACCGCATGATTATGGTTTATCCCAACGCCTCCTACCAAGGCTCGGGGGGTGGTCTGTTCTCGGGTAACCGAGTTAAGCTCAAGTACTTCGACGGAACCAGCTGGAGTGATGTTTTTCCGGCCGGTATAGGCATTGGCTGGTTCCTGGTAGCCAACGGCTGGCGTAGCAGCAGTACGGGGGTGCTCGAGCGCAGCTACGAGCAGACTGTATTCTCCGACCCGGTGCTCAACTATCAGCTTTACCGTACACAGGGTATGAACGTTGAACAAAGCGCACAAACCGTACTGCTGTTTGATGACAACCAGCAAACTCTAGTCTTGGGGTTCGAGGATATTTTGCGCCATCACGGGGGCGACCAGGACTTTAACGACGCCATCCTGCTGGTGGAAGCCAGCCCCTATACCGCAGTCAAGAAGGAGTCCATCCTGGTTCGCGATCCCGTCAACCCCGACCTGACCCGCACCGCCGACCTCCTGCCCACCGATGACCCACAGGCCGCTGATACCGACCAGGACGGTGTCAACGACCCCTATGACGCCTATCCAAGCGACCCCGATCGGGCCTTCAATAACTACTACCCGGCTAAGAGCGACTACGGCACGCTGGCTTTCGAGGATTTGTGGCCGCGCAAAGGTGACTACGACTTCAACGATGTGGTGGTGGACTACAACATCAACCACGTGACCAATGCCAATAGCCAGCTTGTGCAGATTCAGGCCGAGTTTGTCGTAAAAGCCCTGGGTGGTGGCTGGCATAACGGCTTTGCCTTTGCAACCGACCTCCTGCCGGAGCAGGTGGAGAGCGTGAGCTATGAGTGGCAGAAGAACGGCGGCGCCTGGCAGGCGGGCCCGCCGCCCATTCACTACAGCATGGATCGCAACCCAAACGGAACCGAAATGGGCCAGAGCAAAGCGGTCTTCTTCGTCTTCGACGATGGTTACGATCTGCTCGAGCCCTCCTTGCCCACCCGCCCCTTCTATGCCAATGTGGTGCCCGAAGAGCCCTACAAAACCCCTGGACGGGTTAGGATGACCATTAACCTGGCCCAGCCCCTGGCGTTTACGGCCCCAGGCACGCCTCCCTATAACCCCTTCATTATCGCCAACCCAGTTGTGCTACAGGGTGATCGGTATGTGCCACAGTGGCAGCGCGGTGTTGAGATTCACCTGCCGGGCTTCCGCCCAACCGACAAAGCCGATGGTAGCCTCTTCAAGACCCAGGACGACACCACCGACCCGGTGATTGGCCGCTACTATATTGACAACACCGGGCGTCCGTGGGGCTTGCACCTGCCCACCGAGCACAAATATATCCGGGAAGAGCTGGATGAGCCCGGAGGCTGGGTTAGCCTGGGCATTGACATCCGTGAGGGCTACCTGAAGTTTGATCCCTGGATTGCCAGTGGAGGCTCGAGCTTCAAGGATTGGTACCGAGACATTACAGGCTACCGCAACCCTAGAGCCTGCTAA